A genomic stretch from Candidatus Aminicenantes bacterium includes:
- a CDS encoding F0F1 ATP synthase subunit C — MDTMTIIAVASIVTAGITTAFGTMAPALGEGKAVSQALSSLARQPDASATITRTLFVGLAMIESTAIYCFVVSMILIFANPFWSNALSQAAGK; from the coding sequence ATGGATACCATGACAATCATCGCGGTGGCATCAATTGTCACCGCCGGCATCACCACCGCGTTCGGCACCATGGCCCCGGCACTGGGCGAGGGCAAGGCCGTTTCCCAGGCGTTGAGTTCGTTGGCGCGACAGCCGGACGCCTCCGCCACCATCACCCGCACGCTGTTTGTCGGCCTGGCCATGATCGAGTCCACGGCCATTTACTGCTTCGTGGTTTCAATGATTCTCATTTTCGCCAACCCGTTCTGGAGCAACGCACTCAGCCAGGCAGCGGGAAAGTAG
- a CDS encoding alternate F1F0 ATPase, F1 subunit alpha, protein MSKEPQSLKNLFEQTFTGISRAREQFAPQLAPHEVGTVISVSTGIARVSGLPNVGFEELLEFPGGIFGIAFNVDENDIGVVLLGEHRHLHAGDEVKRTGRVMDVAVGEGLIGRVMDPLGRPLDGNGRLRFTKRLPIERTAAAIMDREPVNVPLQTGIKVIDALIPIGRGQRELILGDRQTGKSVIAIDTILNQQEQDVVCVYCAIGQRAAAVAKAVAVLEEKGAMAYTVVVVTEGNDPPGLAYIAPYAATSIAEYFMEQGRDVLIVYDDLTHHARAYRELSLLLRRPPGREAYPGDIFYIHSRLLERATHLRKELGGGSMTALPIIETEAQNISAYIPTNLISITDGQIYLSPSLFELGVLPAVDVGKSVSRVGGKAQRAAFRAVAGDLKLAYAQFEELETFARFGAHLDSDTREVIEHGRRIRACLKQPEFSPVPVSEQIIVLLALTAGLLEGVPPERIGEAEHVLRAAAKEIPAQVRERLDTGKELSSEDREIIMEIARDALTRVQVDSGENSKSAVESAKSEPGQDRKELTPHQKAEPESNPEPEPLNSGDT, encoded by the coding sequence ATGAGCAAGGAACCGCAAAGCCTGAAAAACCTTTTCGAACAGACGTTTACCGGCATCAGCCGTGCGCGGGAACAGTTCGCCCCGCAATTGGCGCCGCACGAAGTCGGTACCGTCATCAGCGTATCCACGGGAATCGCGCGCGTATCCGGACTTCCCAACGTGGGTTTTGAAGAACTGCTGGAGTTTCCCGGCGGGATTTTTGGTATTGCGTTCAACGTGGACGAAAATGACATCGGCGTGGTGCTGCTGGGCGAACACCGGCACCTGCACGCGGGCGATGAAGTCAAGCGCACGGGCCGGGTCATGGACGTGGCCGTGGGTGAAGGTTTGATCGGCCGGGTCATGGATCCGCTGGGTCGACCGCTGGACGGCAACGGCAGGTTGCGTTTCACCAAGCGACTACCCATTGAACGCACTGCGGCGGCCATTATGGACCGCGAACCCGTCAACGTGCCGCTCCAGACCGGAATCAAGGTCATTGACGCGCTGATCCCCATCGGACGCGGCCAGCGGGAACTGATCCTGGGTGATCGCCAGACGGGAAAGAGCGTGATCGCGATCGATACCATCCTCAATCAGCAGGAACAGGATGTCGTGTGCGTGTATTGCGCCATCGGCCAGCGCGCCGCCGCCGTGGCCAAGGCCGTGGCGGTTTTAGAGGAAAAGGGGGCCATGGCCTATACGGTCGTGGTCGTAACCGAGGGCAACGACCCTCCCGGCCTGGCCTATATCGCCCCTTACGCGGCCACCAGCATCGCCGAGTACTTCATGGAGCAGGGGCGGGATGTGCTTATCGTGTACGATGACCTCACCCATCATGCCCGGGCCTATCGTGAACTTTCCTTGCTGCTGCGCCGGCCGCCCGGGCGTGAAGCCTATCCCGGAGACATTTTTTACATCCATTCGCGGCTGCTTGAGCGCGCCACCCACCTGCGCAAGGAATTGGGCGGCGGTTCAATGACCGCCCTGCCCATTATCGAGACCGAAGCGCAAAACATCTCCGCTTATATCCCCACAAACCTGATCTCCATCACCGATGGCCAGATCTACCTTTCACCCTCTTTGTTTGAACTGGGCGTGCTGCCGGCGGTTGATGTGGGCAAGTCCGTGTCGCGCGTGGGCGGTAAGGCCCAGCGCGCGGCTTTCCGCGCGGTGGCGGGCGACCTCAAACTGGCCTACGCCCAGTTTGAAGAACTGGAAACATTCGCCCGCTTCGGTGCTCACCTGGACAGTGATACCCGCGAGGTGATCGAACATGGCCGGCGCATCCGGGCCTGCCTGAAACAGCCGGAGTTTTCCCCGGTTCCCGTCAGTGAGCAAATCATCGTCTTGTTGGCCTTGACCGCCGGGTTACTGGAGGGAGTGCCCCCTGAGCGGATCGGGGAAGCTGAGCACGTGTTGCGCGCGGCCGCAAAAGAGATTCCGGCGCAGGTGCGGGAACGGCTGGATACCGGGAAAGAACTGAGCAGCGAAGACCGTGAAATCATCATGGAAATCGCACGCGATGCCTTGACGCGGGTTCAAGTCGATTCAGGGGAAAACTCCAAATCTGCGGTTGAATCCGCCAAAAGTGAGCCCGGCCAGGATCGAAAGGAATTAACCCCGCACCAGAAAGCGGAGCCGGAAAGTAACCCGGAGCCGGAACCGCTAAATTCGGGGGATACATGA
- a CDS encoding F0F1 ATP synthase subunit gamma, whose translation MSDTLASLRRKIGGAKDLLSVVGAMKALAASNISHYEEAVRALADYYRAVQLGLSVCFRDLDSGMPEPEENKQISAGAMGVVVFGSDQGLVGRFNDIVVAYAAEKLELRPRDLEVWAVGERVHARLQDAGFQPAKLFSVPNSVEGITPLIGQILLESESLRERDENAELRLFFNRHESGGHYSPGSQRLLPLDVHWQREAAALAWPTKNLPEIIDGGETTLRALIREYLFVSLFRACAESLASENASRLAAMQRAEKNIDELLENLNRSFHR comes from the coding sequence ATGAGTGACACGTTGGCGAGCCTGCGGCGCAAAATCGGGGGCGCCAAGGATCTTCTATCCGTTGTCGGCGCCATGAAAGCCCTGGCCGCTTCGAACATCAGCCATTACGAGGAGGCGGTTCGCGCCCTGGCCGACTACTATCGCGCGGTTCAGTTGGGGTTGAGCGTTTGTTTCCGTGATCTCGATTCCGGGATGCCGGAACCAGAAGAAAACAAACAGATCTCCGCCGGCGCCATGGGCGTGGTCGTGTTCGGATCGGACCAGGGCCTGGTGGGCCGGTTCAACGACATTGTGGTTGCATACGCCGCTGAAAAACTCGAACTTCGGCCCCGTGACCTCGAGGTATGGGCCGTTGGTGAGCGGGTGCATGCGCGCCTGCAGGACGCGGGTTTTCAGCCCGCGAAACTCTTTTCCGTGCCGAACTCGGTTGAGGGTATTACCCCGTTGATCGGTCAGATTCTCCTGGAGAGCGAGTCGTTGCGTGAACGGGACGAAAACGCCGAGTTGCGCCTGTTTTTTAACCGTCACGAATCCGGAGGCCATTATTCTCCGGGCAGTCAACGCCTGCTGCCCCTTGATGTACACTGGCAGCGTGAAGCGGCCGCACTTGCCTGGCCGACAAAAAATCTGCCCGAAATCATAGACGGCGGTGAAACCACCCTGCGGGCGCTGATTCGTGAATACCTTTTTGTTTCGCTTTTCCGCGCCTGCGCCGAATCCCTCGCCTCCGAGAACGCCAGCCGGCTGGCGGCAATGCAACGCGCCGAGAAAAACATCGACGAACTGCTGGAAAACCTGAATCGCTCGTTTCATCGT
- a CDS encoding F0F1 ATP synthase subunit B, translated as MIIDWFTVVAQVVNFLVLVWLLRRFLYKPILSAIDAREKRIAKELADADAEMVEARKERSEFRQKNEELDQQRDALMEQAKAEAQAERRRLLDEARKAAEELHAKRQELLKAEAENLNQALSSRIRHEVFAIARKTLRDLAGASLEERLNEVLTRRLRDLDGKEKEALAAALQSASEPARVRSAFELQPEQRKSIQSALNETFGLEVPVRFETEPELVSGIELVTNGHKVAWSIADYLSSLETAVAEIINEKETPRPENGGRKAETEKA; from the coding sequence ATGATTATCGACTGGTTCACCGTCGTCGCTCAGGTCGTCAACTTTCTTGTGCTGGTGTGGTTGTTGAGGCGCTTTCTCTACAAACCCATCCTGAGCGCCATCGACGCCCGGGAAAAGCGCATTGCAAAGGAGTTGGCCGACGCCGACGCTGAAATGGTTGAAGCCCGCAAAGAGCGCAGCGAGTTCCGGCAAAAGAACGAAGAATTGGACCAACAGCGTGACGCGCTCATGGAACAGGCGAAAGCGGAGGCGCAGGCTGAACGCCGGCGGCTGCTGGACGAAGCGCGCAAAGCAGCCGAGGAATTGCATGCCAAGCGACAGGAATTACTGAAAGCCGAAGCCGAAAACCTGAACCAGGCCCTGAGCAGCCGTATCCGGCATGAAGTGTTTGCCATTGCGCGCAAGACATTGCGGGATCTTGCCGGGGCGAGCCTGGAAGAACGCCTGAACGAGGTATTGACCCGCCGCTTGCGAGACCTGGACGGCAAAGAAAAAGAGGCTTTGGCCGCGGCCTTGCAATCGGCATCTGAGCCCGCGCGCGTGCGCAGCGCTTTTGAATTGCAGCCGGAGCAGCGCAAATCGATTCAATCCGCGCTGAATGAAACTTTCGGGCTTGAAGTACCCGTCCGCTTCGAGACCGAACCCGAACTGGTCAGCGGTATTGAACTCGTCACCAACGGACATAAGGTGGCATGGAGCATAGCCGATTATCTTTCTTCGCTGGAAACGGCCGTGGCGGAAATCATTAACGAGAAAGAAACCCCAAGGCCGGAGAATGGTGGGCGGAAAGCCGAAACGGAAAAGGCATGA